The following are encoded in a window of Bradyrhizobium sp. WBOS07 genomic DNA:
- a CDS encoding TetR/AcrR family transcriptional regulator: MSKALERREKLRSDLILAAERMIADRGLSGVKTRDLAREIGCANGAVYNLVADMDELILRVGSRTLHRLDQALSAAESAGEPSPQETLVRIALAYCDFAADNLQLWRALFEHRMEADKVVPDWSVQDQMQLFRHIYQPLAALFPKRSREELGITARSLFSAVHGMVALGLEQKLVAVPLPALRKEIAALVRAMIDGLIAREA, encoded by the coding sequence ATGTCTAAGGCCTTGGAACGGCGAGAGAAACTCCGCTCCGATCTGATCCTCGCGGCGGAGCGGATGATTGCCGATCGCGGATTGTCGGGGGTGAAGACCCGCGATCTCGCCCGCGAGATCGGCTGCGCCAATGGCGCGGTCTACAACCTCGTGGCCGACATGGACGAGCTGATCCTGCGTGTGGGCTCGCGTACCCTGCACCGGCTCGACCAGGCGCTCAGCGCCGCGGAAAGCGCGGGCGAGCCGTCGCCGCAGGAGACGCTGGTCCGCATCGCCCTCGCCTATTGCGATTTCGCGGCCGACAATCTCCAGCTCTGGCGCGCGCTGTTCGAGCACCGCATGGAAGCCGACAAGGTCGTCCCCGACTGGTCCGTCCAGGATCAGATGCAGCTGTTCCGCCACATCTACCAGCCGCTGGCCGCGTTGTTTCCGAAGCGCAGCCGCGAGGAGCTCGGCATCACGGCGCGCAGCCTGTTCTCGGCGGTGCATGGCATGGTGGCGCTCGGACTCGAGCAGAAGCTGGTTGCCGTGCCGCTGCCGGCGCTGCGCAAGGAGATCGCGGCCCTGGTGCGCGCGATGATCGACGGATTGATCGCGCGAGAGGCGTAG